tcattgatcattttgatcagaaactttaaattttttttgacacatgTTAAAGGACTTTAATCTCTTTGATTACTCCAAACTGATCTGTTGTTAGATccaaatgtttatccttttttatctAAAAGATTTGCTTAATGTTACAATTTTCCTGTGATACTTTTATTCTTCACGACATGTCATGTGTTGGTACAATGTTTTGGTTATATTTGTAACCTATTGATTTCCATTGATCATTTTGatctaaaatgtaaattgtcCTTTTTATGGACATTTTGTCATGATGGAATTTTCCTCACATTATGTGATTATTGAAAAATCATCTGTTTTAGGATCAATAGagttttccttttattgtaaAAGGTTTGTTTAATGTCACACTGTCACAGTTTTCCAGTgacaatgttattttaaaattttgTAATTCAATTGAATTTAGTGTTTACCAAGAAgaacaactttttgttttgtttaagtgcaaaaaacatttagaaaaggtattttttaaagacagtgaGTACTGTGTACTCAAATATTATAAATGGTTTGTCTTTTATGAAGACAGTTGTTCCTCTACTCTCTCTGAGTACAGTGTGTCTTGTATAAATCTAcaagttgttgttgtgatgtATCATCACCTCTAGTTGGAGCTTTCATACTTTATGTTGCTCGTTGTCTGTtgttgaataaacaaacaccTCTAACTGAAAATCTTCTCTTCTCATGTCgtgtttcattcatttcatcatAACTGATAGAGGTCTCCATGATCGATCATATCTTTGAATGAGAAACCAAGATAAGGTTCAGAATATACAGTAATTGTTCATCCATAACATACCTGTTCATCATTAAACTATGTATAGGAATGTGGTTCAATTATGATTATTGATGAAGAAGGAAAATCAATAGTACATCACTCTATATGGAGTAAGTCAATTCATCAaaccaaatgagaaaaaagtacatttcgaagacacttttgttttcattgaaattTACTTGATTTTGTTAAAAGGGAAACACCAAGCTTTCAAAGTTGAAAAAGTTTGAGAAGATAAGAGGATTTTCCCCATAGGGAAccattttatgaaaaatatgaatattgcttaatatttaaaaaaaaatcataagagGTAGAAATGAGAAAAGTCATTGCAGGAATGTCCTGAAAGAGCTGAATAATTTGATAGTTGAACGGTTTCTGTAGCTGAAAGTATGCAGAACTAGTTAGCTGCCAAAAAACGTACggaagaaatagaagaagaagaagaagaagaagaagaagaagaagaagaagaagaagaagaagaagaagaagaagaagaagaagaagattaaagctTAGAAGAACAATTGTTGGAATGCTTAATCAGCATTCCAACAATAGTACATCACTATATGGAGTAAGTCAATTCATCAaaccaaatgagaaaaaagtacatttcgAGACAATTTTGTTGTCAttgaaatgtactttattttcttaaaatcgTAAGTGTGAggtgttgaaatgtaaaaactttaaagttAACCTTATACATCTTTTAAGAGGTCAGTCATTGTATACGATGTGATGGGTAATAAGACACACTTCTATTGTCCCTCCAGTGAAAGGACAGAGTGTGGGAAACCAGAGGAAACTCACTCACAGAGTCCTGTGGGACAATAGATCCAGACCTTTGCCCTGAAGGGACAGAGATTAAAAGAGACTCTGGCTCTTAAAACTGGGActtgttttaaataacaactTTGCTTTTAATTGTTCTTCTGATATGAATCAGTataaacacctttttagaaagTTGGTTAATTGGCTTGAAAGTTGGAAACATTCACAACTTTGGttctttcttgctctttatTATTaccccactttttttttttaaactttacttGTGCCGCACATTTCAGTGTAAAATTTCATGTCTGCTGATACTTTTCGCACATGTATCTCtatttaaatttcaaaaatCTTTAAACCGGTCGTGACACAGTTGACTTCCTCACATTAGTTCAACTTTCTGGTTTCTTTCAGAAATGTTAGGCAAATTGCTGTTTAAGTTTTTCAACCTCCCACAATCGGACAGCAAATTCTTAAGATATTGCCTTCTGTAGTTGAACTTGATGTAATGTTCCAGTTATTCACTTTAATGAGAAATCGTTTTCTTGAGGAGGGCCACACTCTCTTCTCTTGGCGTCACACACTGCGTGCACAGGATCCTCAAAGGATCCATTAGTAGAGGAGCACCAGCCTCTTTACTGCTAATAGACGGAGTGTGGGAAAGCTCTGGAGGAAAGAGTTGAGTGTGAATGACTTTCATCCCACCACCAGACGAGGAATTCTCCAAAGGGATTTGGCACACTTCAGGAAACAGCTGCCCCCCAAAACCTCCCACCTTCATGTCTAGAGCTGGAGGTTTGATCCAGTTAATGGTCAATAATGAGGCATGATTATTTATGGAGgttcaaaatgtatgaatatgatTGGAGGGTAATAATACAACAtgacaattacattttgtgaAACTTTATGATAGATTTTCGACCATCATTTCAAATATTACAAACGGTCAGAATCAACCAATGGTGTTCTTTCCCTCCAGATGGTTGGTGATGTCAGGCTCCGTTTCCATAACAACACACAGCCAGCATCTGTCACAGAAGTGCCTTTGTGGTTCACTGACCAGACCATACAGGAGTCAGTGTGGGAAACTGAGCTCAACTTGTTACTCACACTGACTACAAGGCACGTGTCAAAAGACTCTGCTGCATCTGGACAGCAGCATGATTATTGTGTTGAGTTTGTTTCAACTATCAGGAATGTGTATCAAACGGTTttataacatattataatatcatTTTATCAAATAGTAAGGATATTTCATATggaattatttttgaaaaaactcAGTTTAATCAATATATTGATGAAATCAGCTAATCGATCAGTCGACAAATCGTATCAATGTTCGACTAAGAATATCTTTTGAGAAGGACAGCTCTAAACAACACAAAGATTTAACCTACCATTTTAGGTCATAAATCAAAAAAGGcactgaaaacataaaaatatctggttagtttttatacatttcttttataCACTAATCAAATTTATATATTAGACCATGGATGTTATTCTCCCACGTGTGTGACGGGATGATGAGCGTGTGCTCAGTCAAAGTCATTGATCCCAGCATCAGGCAGCAGATCTGCTCTCTCTACAGGGTCACCACTTTCCCAGATTCACACAGAGCTCTGAGAGTCTCTCTCCATCACCCCCCCAGTCCTCCACCTGTTCCCCTGAGATCTAACCATTGTCCCCCGGGCATTAAGAGCAATAAGTGTGCTGTGTCCCTCATTGTCTCACcaagctctctgattggttgagaCTGTGGGAAACACCAACTAGACCAAGACCCACACATTCATATGGAGATGAGGGACTATAAATAGGAGGTAGGAAGCCAGCAGAGATCAGATTCTCTCTACAGAGACCTCTACAGCACAGAGATCCAGACATGGCTCCTACAATCACTGCAGCAACGACCAATTCTCAGGAGCATCTGACTCTGACCCACAAGGTAAATTGAAGATTCAAGaagatttaaatgttgtcaATGAGAAGTTGTCTTTCTTCATGCTAACACTTTACTCCAGAATAAGATTATTAAtgactttgttcttctttctgcaGCTCAGAAAGCCTCTGGTGGAGAAGTTACGCAGAGAGCGAATCAACAGCAGCATTGAGCAGCTCAAGTCTCTCCTGGGTCCAAAGTTCCTCAAACAGGAGCCAGACTCCAAGCTGGAGAAAGCAGACATCCTGGAGATGACAGTTTGTGTCCTGACACGACTGCAGCAGCATAATCAACAGCAGAGAAGACTGCTGAACCACTTCAACAAGCTGCAGTCTTCCTCTGATAAGAACCTGAGAGAGGCTGACTTCTCTCCTCTGAGCTCCACAGTCCAGACCAGCATCACCAAAGAGAAGAGTCCAGTGAACAGCGCCCTCTGGAGGCCGTGGTAGACACCTATAGACTGGAGCTACTACCAGACAAACTGAGACGACCACATTGGTCAAAGATTACTGGAAGTGAATTCTTCTGAATTCTGTAATGTTATGAattgttcttctgttttacagaaggttgttttttgtttctgttttctttgtggaaGATGACATTTCCTGAGGAAATGACAACAACTTTATCTTTCAAGTTAAGAAAGAGAACATCTTGTCATGCATGTTGCATGAACCAAATCTGATTGCATCAGCAATTATTATGATACCTTACTGTACTTCATGTATTGGTGGAGTAGTAAAAGATATGGATACCATTGGTATCTTTTAATTGTTATT
This region of Anoplopoma fimbria isolate UVic2021 breed Golden Eagle Sablefish unplaced genomic scaffold, Afim_UVic_2022 Un_contig_13059_pilon_pilon, whole genome shotgun sequence genomic DNA includes:
- the LOC129116568 gene encoding transcription factor HES-5-like; amino-acid sequence: MAPTITAATTNSQEHLTLTHKLRKPLVEKLRRERINSSIEQLKSLLGPKFLKQEPDSKLEKADILEMTVCVLTRLQQHNQQQRRLLNHFNKLQSSSDKNLREADFSPLSSTVQTSITKEKSPVNSALWRPW